A window of the Vicugna pacos chromosome 32, VicPac4, whole genome shotgun sequence genome harbors these coding sequences:
- the LOC102542736 gene encoding RIMS-binding protein 3A: MTKDSPSPLGGGRATPKKQATPGPAAAAVLEEQRRELEKLRAELEAERVRGRAERRRFVSQARQLREAAERERQQLVDHLRSKWEAQRGRELRQLQKEMLREREAEIRQLLRWKEAEMRQLQQLLHRERDGVVRQARELQRQLAEELVNRGYCGRARAPEVAAAQCRCRLQEVLAQLRWETDGEQASRIRHLQAALDVERQLFLKYILEHFRWHPALSGVPDPQTVESSEERSPETAVKSARRLESLGSLNAGTRARSRSLERVPSASSGSPDSLLPVRVSSLDSLAPVSSRSLDSTLSRPKAPESSSPDSSILGSLCPPLPPPLEHRRPDDPPGREESRSQTCEALTPLSPGQDYGELVKQNSELTEALQVLALRCSSLREENLKLRRAGFPDEADEKVKRLKVKHAELTGLARRLQDRARKLQETNLRAMSAPVPGESLASLELCQALTRQRARDLSEQASALLAKDKQIEELRQECHLLQARVASGLSSAQLPGGGAACALWLNVSDLDRLQRESQREVLRLQRQLTVQQAASHAREEAGGQSAPREEARRQVQALELELGARRRECEELGAQAAAAQRRGEEAEAQLQAALRQGSRLATENARLQAQADWTRKVAAENNDVHGQLGRACQERDAAGLLAGQLLQQAAQGQDRQQQLQHDLQKALCDLQAAREEMRALQCHPGHLPQELQRGPQAPESQVKSWERTKFQPEPEDQASSQPSRDKQEKKGDSLQENPFALREPASAPQVPDRVPTSQPLDSSPHTKKTSSQSNSSSEVESMWATVPSCPTLDVDTASEVEDLEPDSVPLTLEVGGSEAPATPKLKVFLARYSYNPFEGPNEYPESELPLTAGDYVFIFGDMDEDGFYEGELEDGRQGLVPSNLVEQIPDSDILGCLPPESPDHGPTRLPAGQGKASKDGSGHSLLPGKAQGTVDRGPCQIVWVGSETEVAREISDAKMEDCWLGSWQSVDEQGFSKPLLGANQILCVAPTQLRLRSIAATSAEITWGGSSYPHMVYLGDVECTQTPAGVSCYTFHHLHPGTSYQARVEVRPLWNSLQVHWEKMSSTITFNTPLAGPPDPPLDVLVERHTSPGLLVVSWLPVTIDSAGSSNGVQVTGYAVYADGLKVAEVTDGTAGSTLLEFSQLQLPLVCQKISVRTMSLCGESLDSVPAQIPEDCFSCLQWPKTSPFSYTCGDPSTCRVTFPIWPQRLALAPLSAKFSPHTPGSCGEPQAQFPEAFPEEPPRRQSPMPKLRSEGQCPSAGLGSQAQGPTEPQELCMKDLLFQKDPQNHRLPLPRGQAWGENCYQHTGTSLSPALGGTCLSPECGPRKEPCQKKTVHEKVLRQKQDAPVSAPAPLGASQRYVSDFCDILHEEVGHLCPWATEGQEQRKELRSQSGRGQALGGKRECRLREPSLALYSAPSSKAIRMSRAGPPALGTRVDSPARVLVALSNYDPLMSASPEAAEEELAFQKGQLLKVWGEHDGQVGNSPGHLVAEAEAGTEWTGGRWHLPGQGPLPSGACIDDFEGLTSPLSSFPMAPGSSRRPSLWTPTTMMAALDYDSRNRQAGGSVKGKLSLRVGDVVTVYGPVDDKGFYYGESGGHRGLVPAHLLDHVFLHRVSIAPRQGRDLWPPSPTGTTTSTLPTSMSSSCSTRPPAEPTAAQTSPGLESNRAEV, from the coding sequence ATGACGAAGGACTCGCCCAGCCCTTTGGGCGGGGGCCGTGCGACACCCAAGAAGCAGGCTACTCCgggcccggcggcggcggcggtgctggaggagcagaggagggagcTGGAGAAGCTGCGGGCCGAGCTGGAGGCGGAGCGGGTGCGCGGGCGAGCCGAACGGCGGCGCTTCGTGTCCCAGGCGCGCCAGCTGCGGGAGGCGGCCGAGCGGGAGCGGCAGCAGCTGGTTGACCACCTGCGCTCCAAGTGGGAGGCCCAGCGCGGCCGGGAGCTGCGGCAGCTGCAGAAGGAAATGCTGCGGGAGCGCGAGGCCGAGATCCGGCAGCTGCTGCGCTGGAAGGAGGCCGAGATGCGGCAGCTGCAGCAGCTGCTGCACCGCGAGCGCGACGGCGTCGTGCGCCAGGCCCGGGAGCTGCAGCGCCAGCTGGCCGAGGAGCTGGTGAACCGCGGCTACTGTGGCCGCGCGAGGGCGCCCGAAGTCGCCGCCGCGCAGTGCCGCTGTCGCCTGCAGGAAGTGCTGGCGCAGCTCCGCTGGGAGACGGACGGCGAGCAGGCCTCGCGCATCCGCCACCTACAGGCGGCCCTCGACGTGGAACGCCAGCTCTTCCTCAAGTACATCCTGGAGCACTTCCGCTGGCACCCCGCTCTGTCCGGCGTCCCCGACCCCCAGACGGTGGAATCTTCGGAAGAGCGGTCCCCCGAGACCGCCGTAAAGTCCGCACGTCGACTCGAATCCCTCGGCAGCCTGAATGCGGGCACCCGCGCACGCTCCCGCTCCCTCGAACGGGTACCCTCGGCGAGCTCCGGCTCCCCAGACAGCCTGCTCCCCGTGCGCGTCAGCTCCCTCGATTCCTTGGCACCAGTGAGTTCCCGCTCGCTCGACAGCACCCTGAGTCGCCCCAAGGCCCCGGAATCCTCCTCGCCAGATTCCTCCATCCTGGGCTCCCTGTGCCCCCCGCTGCCGCCACCATTGGAGCACAGGAGACCTGACGACCCACCAGGAAGGGAAGAGTCCAGGAGCCAGACCTGCGAAGCCCTGACTCCTTTGTCGCCGGGCCAGGACTATGGCGAGCTCGTGAAGCAGAACTCAGAGTTGACCGAGGCGTTGCAGGTGCTGGCCCTCCGCTGCTCTAGCCTCCGCGAAGAGAACCTGAAGCTGCGGCGCGCTGGCTTCCCCGACGAGGCGGACGAGAAGGTGAAGCGGCTCAAGGTGAAGCACGCTGAGCTAACCGGCCTCGCGCGACGCCTGCAGGACCGGGCCCGCAAGCTGCAGGAAACCAACCTGCGGGCTATGAGCGCGCCTGTGCCCGGCGAGAGCCTTGCTAGCCTGGAGCTGTGCCAGGCCCTCACCCGCCAACGTGCGCGGGACTTGTCGGAGCAGGCGAGCGCGCTGCTGGCCAAGGACAAGCAGATTGAAGAGCTGCGGCAGGAGTGCCACCTGCTGCAGGCGCGTGTCGCCTCAGGCCTCAGCAGCGCCCAGCTCCCTGGCGGGGGCGCCGCCTGCGCCCTGTGGCTTAACGTCAGCGACTTGGACCGGTTACAGCGCGAGTCCCAGCGGGAGGTGCTGCGCCTGCAGAGGCAGTTAACAGTGCAGCAGGCCGCCAGCCACGCCCGGGAGGAGGCAGGCGGCCAGAGCGCGCCCCGCGAGGAGGCGCGGCGCCAAGTGCAGgcgctggagctggagctgggtgCGCGGCGGCGAGAGTGCGAGGAGCTGGGCGCGCAGGCGGCGGCAGCGCAGAGACGCGGCGAAGAGGCCGAGGCACAGCTGCAGGCGGCGCTCCGCCAGGGCTCCCGGCTGGCCACGGAGAACGCACGGCTGCAGGCCCAGGCCGACTGGACGCGGAAGGTGGCGGCCGAGAACAACGATGTGCACGGGCAGCTGGGCCGCGCGTGCCAGGAGCGCGACGCTGCCGGCCTCCTGGCCGGGCAGCTGCTGCAGCAGGCGGCTCAAGGGCAGGACAGGCAGCAACAGCTGCAGCACGATCTGCAGAAGGCCCTGTGTGATCTCCAGGCTGCCCGGGAGGAGATGCGGGCACTGCAGTGTCATCCTGGTCACCTTCCCCAGGAACTCCAGAGGGGCCCCCAGGCCCCAGAATCCCAAGTGAAAAGTTGGGAAAGAACCAAGTTTCAGCCAGAGCCTGAAGACCAAGCATCATCCCAGCCCAGCAGGGACAAACAGGAGAAGAAGGGAGACTCCCTGCAGGAGAACCCATTTGCCCTCAGGGAGCCAGCCAGTGCCCCCCAAGTGCCGGACAGAGTTCCAACCAGCCAACCTCTGGACTCCAGCCCCCACACCAAGAAAACCAGCTCCCAGTCGAACTCCTCCTCTGAGGTGGAGTCCATGTGGGCCACTGTGCCATCTTGCCCCACTCTAGATGTGGACACAGCCAGCGAGGTGGAGGACCTGGAGCCAGATAGTGTGCCCTTGACCCTGGAAGTGGGGGGCTCAGAGGCCCCTGCCACTCCCAAGCTCAAAGTCTTCCTGGCTCGGTATAGCTACAACCCATTTGAGGGGCCCAATGAGTACCCTGAAAGTGAGCTGCCCCTCACGGCTGGGGATTATGTATTTATCTTTGGGGACATGGATGAGGATGGCTTCTATGAAGGGGAACTGGAGGATGGCCGGCAGGGGCTGGTGCCATCCAACCTGGTGGAGCAGATTCCAGACAGTGACATCCTGGGCTGCCTGCCCCCTGAGTCCCCTGACCATGGCCCCACTCGACTCCCAGCCGGGCAGGGCAAAGCTTCCAAAGATGGCAGTGGTCACAGCCTATTACCTGGGAAAGCGCAGGGGACAGTGGACAGGGGGCCGTGCCAGATAGTGTGGGTGGGCTCTGAGACAGAAGTGGCAAGAGAGATCTCAGATGCCAAGATGGAAGACTGCTGGCTGGGCTCTTGGCAGAGTGTGGACGAACAAGGCTTCTCCAAACCTCTTCTGGGAGCCAACCAGATCCTTTGTGTGGCCCCTACACAACTTCGTCTGAGAAGTATTGCAGCCACATCGGCCGAGATCACCTGGGGTGGCAGCAGCTACCCCCACATGGTGTACCTCGGTGATGTGGAGTGCACCCAGACCCCAGCGGGTGTGAGTTGCTACACCTTCCACCACCTGCATCCTGGCACGAGCTACCAGGCGCGAGTGGAGGTGCGCCCACTGTGGAACTCGCTGCAAGTGCACTGGGAAAAAATGTCCTCCACCATCACCTTCAACACTCCCTTGGCAGGACCCCCTGACCCACCACTGGATGTGCTGGTCGAGCGCCACACCTCCCCAGGCCTCCTGGTGGTGAGCTGGCTCCCTGTGACCATTGATTCGGCGGGGTCCTCCAACGGCGTCCAGGTCACTGGCTATGCTGTGTATGCTGATGGGCTCAAGGTCGCAGAGGTCACCGATGGCACTGCTGGGAGCACCCTTTTGGAATTTTCCCAGCTTCAGCTGCCCCTGGTGTGTCAGAAGATTTCAGTAAGAACCATGTCGCTTTGCGGTGAGTCCCTGGATTCGGTGCCCGCTCAGATCCCTGAGGACTGCTTTTCCTGTCTCCAATGGCCAAAGACTTCTCCCTTTAGCTACACCTGTGGGGACCCATCCACCTGCAGAGTCACCTTCCCCATCTGGCCTCAGAGGCTAGCGCTGGCTCCCCTGAGTGCCAAGTTCAGCCCCCACACCCCTGGAAGCTGTGGGGAGCCCCAGGCCCAGTTCCCAGAAGCATTTCCTGAAGAACCCCCAAGGAGGCAGTCCCCAATGCCCAAACTGAGATCAGAGGGACAATGTCCAAGTGCAGGCTTGGGCAGCCAAGCCCAGGGGCCCACAGAGCCCCAGGAGCTCTGCATGAAGGATCTGCTCTTTCAGAAGGATCCCCAGAACCACAGGCTGCCCCTGCCCAGAGGCCAGGCTTGGGGAGAAAACTGCTACCAACACACAGGCACCAGCCTGAGCCCTGCTCTGGGAGGCACCTGTctgtctcctgagtgtgggccccGGAAGGAGCCATGTCAGAAGAAGACTGTCCATGAGAAGGTCCTCAGACAAAAGCAAGATGCCCCTGTGTCTGCCCCTGCCCCACTGGGTGCCAGCCAACGATACGTGTCTGACTTCTGTGACATTTTGCATGAGGAAGTTGGACACTTGTGTCCATGGGCCACAGAGGGGCAAGAGCAGAGGAAGGAGCTTAGGAGCCAGAGTGGGCGAGGTCAGGCTCTGGGGGGCAAGAGAGAGTGCCGGCTCCGAGAGCCCAGCTTGGCGCTGTATTCTGCTCCATCCAGCAAAGCCATCAGGATGTCCAGGGCTGGCCCCCCTGCACTGGGAACGAGGGTGGACTCCCCAGCCAGGGTCTTGGTGGCCCTCTCTAATTATGACCCCCTGATGTCTGCCAGCCCTGAGGCTGCAGAGGAGGAGCTGGCTTTCCAGAAAGGGCAGTTATTGAAAGTGTGGGGCGAGCATGATGGGCAAGTGGGCAATAGCCCTGGGCACTTGGTGGCTGAGGCTGAGGCGGGCACAGAGTGGACTGGCGGGAGGTGGCATTTGCCGGGACAAGGGCCtctgccctctggggcctgcattGACGACTTTGAGGGACTCACCAGCCCCCTGAGCTCCTTCCCCATGGCCCCGGGGAGCTCCAGGAGGCCCTCCCTGTGGACCCCAACCACCATGATGGCGGCTCTGGACTATGACTCCAGGAACAGGCAGGCAGGGGGCTCAGTGAAGGGCAAACTGTCCCTGAGGGTGGGGGACGTGGTCACGGTCTATGGGCCTGTGGATGACAAGGGATTCTACTATGGAGAGTCGGGtggccacagaggccttgtcccagctcACCTGCTGGACCACGTGTTCCTCCACAGAGTGAGCATAGCTCCCCGCCAGGGCAGGGACCTCTGGCCACCCTCACCCACAGGGACCACCACCAGCACCCTCCCCACTTCCATGAGCAGCTCGTGCTCCACGAGGCCCCCTGCAGAACCGACGGCAGCCCAGACCTCCCCTGGTCTCGAGAGCAACAGGGCGGAAGTCTAA